Proteins from a single region of Equus asinus isolate D_3611 breed Donkey chromosome 17, EquAss-T2T_v2, whole genome shotgun sequence:
- the LOC139040871 gene encoding olfactory receptor 5T2-like has translation MKNVTEVTIFVLKGSTDKLELQIILFSLFLAIYLFTLMGNLGLVLLIIGDSQLHNPMYYFLSVLSFLDACYSSVVAPKMLVNLLLEHKTISFLGCAAQMFFFVTFGTTECFLLAAMAYYRYVAIYNPPLYSVNMSPRVYVPLIIASYLCGILNASVHTGAAFSLIFYASNEIRHFLCDIPPVLAISCSDTHTNQLLVSHFMGVIEIITIPIVLISCVFILLAILRMQSAKGGEKVFSTCSSHLTGVSLYHGTIIFMYVRSSSSYSLDHDMIVSIFYTIVIPMLNPIIYTLRNKDVKEAMKRVFGKTRCINKIYFTH, from the coding sequence atgaagaatgtcactgaaGTTACTATATTTGTACTGAAGGGCTCCACAGACAAGCTTGAACTGCAAATTATCTTGTTCTCCTTGTTTCTGGCAATTTACCTGTTTACTCTGATGGGAAATTTGGGACTGGTTCTGTTGATCATTGGGGATTCCCAACTCCACAACCCTATGTACTACTTTTTGAGTGTGTTATCATTTTTGGATGCCTGCTATTCCTCAGTTGTGGCCCCCAAAATGTTGGTCAATCTCCTGTTGGAACATAAAACCATTTCATTTCTTGGATGTGCAGcacagatgtttttctttgttacttTTGGGACCACAGAATGCTTTCTCTTGGCTGCAATGGCATATTATCGCTATGTAGCAATCTACAACCCTCCGCTGTATTCAGTTAACATGTCACCCAGGGTCTATGTGCCACTCATCATTGCTTCCTATCTTTGTGGCATTTTGAATGCTTCAGTGCACACAGGGGCTGCATTTAGCCTAATCTTCTACGCATCTAATGAAATTAGACATTTTCTTTGTGACATCCCTCCTGTCCTCgccatttcttgttctgacacGCACACAAACCAGCTTCTAGTCTCCCACTTTATGGGTGTTATTGAGATAATCACTATCCCAATTGTCCTGATCTCCTGTGTTTTCATTCTATTGGCCATTTTAAGAATGCAATCtgccaaagggggagaaaaagTTTTTTCCACGTGTAGTTCTCATCTTACCGGAGTGTCACTTTATCATGGAACAATCATCTTCATGTATGTGAGATCCAGTTCGAGCTACTCTTTGGACCATGACATGATAGTGTCAATATTTTACACCATTGTGATCCCCATGCTGAATCCCATTATCTACACTTTAAGGAATAAAGATGTAAAAGAGGCAATGAAAAGAGTGTTTGGTAAAACTAGGTgtatcaataaaatatattttacacactaa